In the genome of Drosophila kikkawai strain 14028-0561.14 chromosome 2R, DkikHiC1v2, whole genome shotgun sequence, the window AAAACCGATCCTCTAGAGTTAAAGCCATGTTTGTGAAATCTGAAGGCTctgaaatattcatttaacattttaaaccGTATTCTCGGTAATTTTTGTAAACGAATAAATGATTAAGGCgtgacaataaaaaatatatttgattagtttttaatttataattgatatttttattttatttgttttgtttatggaaaaataattgtaaaaaaataataataattaaatgtattgcaaaacaagaaaaaaagctaactttggccagcaggtaacaattaaaatatatcataactaagccaaaaatgcattaatttcgattcggaaagcagttttgtgttagttttaattaacttaaaaaaactgcataccaaatttaaaattttaagaaatcaaaaattttggccatttttgctaattttaatgatgtaaccccttatcaaattttgcaaaaatggccaaaaaatcgatttcttccggacatgtctagaaagattcccctgttgatgctgatcaagaatatatatactttatagggtcggaaacgtctccttcactgcgttgcaaacttctgactgaaattacaagggtataaaaatatatttggagACGTggaagtttatttataaattacaatatagtatatatgtacCTCCTTACGACTTGCTTAATACGTATTGTAAAATTttccaatatttttttaaaatctataatttgtatttaatattatcgATCTATTGTATTCTCTGTcagtatttttatacccttgcagggtattataatttcagtcagaagtttgcaacgcagtgaaggagacgtttccgaccctataaagtatatatattcttgatcagcatcaacagccgagtcgatctagccatgtccgtctgtccgtccgtctgtccgtctgtccgtccgtctgtccgtctgtccgtttctacgcaaactagtccctcagttttaaagctatctcaatgaaactttgcatatagtcttctatatactctcactgctatatatgtcggaacgggccggatcgaacgactatatcgtatagctgccatacaaatgttcgataaatttttagaaaaaaaattataacttggctgttttccaaaatttttgcatcatttttgggatatggccattttatattattccagaattttggtaaaaattttatgaaaatcggacgactatatcttatagctgccataggaacgatcgggaaattaatagaaaaaaaattatagattcgttgtttttcaacgtattttcatctactccgggatataagcttaatttattattatagaattttggtataaatttcaaaaaaatcggacaactatatcatatagctgccatataaaccgatcggtagatgtagagaaaatgtaaagctgggaatgcaaaactgtaactgtcaaactgtaaacataataagtataggtaaaatgtattgaaataatatctgcaagggtatacaaacttcggcgtgccgaagttagcttcctttcttgtttaaggTCACTTTAGATTGCATTCTGCGTGTAGAGCTTTTTGGCAAAAATTAGTAATAAGAAAGAGCGAAATCAGGGCGACaacaaagaataaaatataccATCGATTTCGTCAGGCAAATCAAAGACAGGTAAGAGATCTTGATCGACTATACAACTTCCAAATGAATAGCCATTATCCTTTATTTCAAATTCTCTCCCAAAGCAATATGGGAAATATTATCTATTCACCGCCTCCCTTGTGTTTTCCCTCgcccgatgatgatgatgattcccATTTGAGTTCACGTCCTTTTCCACCTGTCAAGGTGGAGATTTCGGCTCAAATACAGGTTAAAGTTGAAATGGAAATATGAACGAGAATTCAAAAGGACGTCTTAAATGTATTAGTTTCTTCTAAATTGATGTATTGTTCCAACTGTCTTTTCATGTGAATCCCCTATTTCAGATAATAATCcattaaaagcaataaaaCTGATAAACGAACCCGAATTCTTGATTACAAAAACTCATTTCTTAAACCACACTGGCTGAAGCCTTTGCAATATGATTGTTTTTTAGGCCatttattaactaattacaaGAAAATGTGTAAACATGAATGGAGCGACAAGACGATGCCGAAACCCTCATCCGCAGCTCACTTGCGGTTGTAAGTGCCCAGGTAACGATCGCACATGCCACAGTAGTGATTCGTGTTCATGCAACTGGAAATGCAGTACGGCAGGCACACGCAGCAGTACAACCTGTAAAAGGAAATAGATAATGAAATATTAGTCATAGAGGAAATGGGGAATACACTGGGGAAAAGAATCTTTGAGGTgcacaaaaattttaaattaaaaagtattaCTTTATATCTCTGTATAGATAAATCCTATAGTAGAAATTTGTACTATTCtttattaattctttttttcttatttcttttcgttatttatttatttatttgtagatTTTACTATACCTATACACATaatagtatatatgtatttcttaATAAATCATATCTCCTGCTCCCATTTCCAGTTCCAATAAACTTATGTGAAATACCGAACAAGGTCGACAGTCAAATGACAAAATACCTCTAGTGTTTGCCATATCGACTTTATTTATATCAATCACTCTAATTATTGAACTTGCCACGAATTCCACATTATTCCTAAAGGTAAACACACGATTCATTCACCGGAATTACAATGGCATTGTGAGAAATTGGAACAAAGGAACAAAATTTctgattattttaatatttttttaaataaatagccATATTCTTATCATATTTTGAATATACggaatatacaaaatattctatttaatttaatatttaacaaaactaattaaaagcTCATCAAATGAAGCAAATTATCATAATTATATTtctcaaattaaaaatgaatcttataatattttctttaaaatcctAATTTCCCTTTAAACTCAATTTAAGAAAACACTAATTTCATACAAGTATTTTGTTCAGTGTTTATGAAACACTAAAGGCGATAGCCGAGTTACTCACTGGAAGAGGCACAGAATCAAGGCTATCAGGTGGGTGCGCGAGTTGGGCTTGTAGGAGATCCGGGTCCGGGCGTAGTTGTGGCAATACGGACACTGGATATCCATGGGTTCTGGGCCGTAGGGCGAGCtgggcaccaccaccactgtGTGGTGGGTGgtagtggttgttgttgctggagTTGCTCCCTGTCCCGGTCCCGTGGTCTCTGCCGGAGTGGCTGTGGCCTGGTCATAGCTTGGCGGTGCCGGTGGCGTCAACAGCTGCTGATGCTCCGGCGAGGCAGGATGGGCCTCCACATCTCCAGAGCCCTTGGGCGCCTCCAAAGGTGCAGCCGGATACACTTTCTCCATATTGTTAGTGGTAGTTTCTGGGTGTGTGAATCGCTGGAAAATGACTCAAGGGAATGCcgtggaaaaaaaaagaacgccCGTATCGCATTTATGGTCTTATCAACTAAAGCCAAAAGCTCGCAGCGGCCCGACTGTTTACCTGCTGCGGAGCGAATTTGGTTCGTCTGTCGACACCTGATCAAAAATGTTCGCTTTCCCGGTGATTGGTATTTGTCTGGAGGTGGTGATAGGTTCGATGAGGTTCGGGtacggtttcggtttcggttttggttcGTCTTTGGCTGGTTGTGTTTACTCCGAGATACTACTCGTGCTGCTAGTCGCTGCTGTAGACACCTACGAACTTGTTGCAATTGCCGCAAAAGTGATTCGCATTCATGCAGCTGGGCCAGCAGTAGGGCAAACATACGCAACACCAGAGGCTGTTTTGGGGATATTTCCGTTACCGATTAGATAAGGTGGAACGATGATAAGAGATCCCAAGATCTCCAGACTCTCATATCTTACCCCACAAAGCAGATGAGGGCGGCCATGCAGTGGGTTTTCACACTGGGCGAATACTCCACGCGGGTCAGCTTCTGGACATGACAGTGCGGACACATGACAAAGCTGGGATCGGGGCCCACAGGAGGTCCAGATTGGTCTGCAAATTGGGGTAAATATTAGACAGGAAAATAAGAggtttttaaaggaatttccTAGTGTGGCTTGAACCTTTATTGTTCTTAATCAAACGAAAATTCTTagcttttaacaaaaaaaaaaaaaaaaaatctctatAATTCTATACTAAGTTCAGCACTTTCCagtgtatttaaattataatatatgcCAAACCCACGTTGTATGATCACCACCGGAGGTGGTACTGCGCCGTGAACCACTCGTACTGGCGCCTGGACATGCACCACCTGCTCGTAGCTCGGTGGTTGCGATTGGTAGGGATAGCCCGTCGGACCCGCCGGCGGTTGGTTGTACTGCATCTTTCTCTAGCAAACCGATGACTAACCGAAACTAAGGCCGGGCCTCGAATTTTCGTCACAAatcgctgttgctgttgctattgtAGTTGCaacattgctgctgctgctgatgtgtGTTGCTGGCAACAAAAGCTCTTTGAAGAGCCAGCTTTTCGGCTTATCTAGATATAATCAACAATacataagtatttatttacgTAGTTACTTAGCAGGTTGAACAACTCAATTaggaaatgaaaaatgaaagtGCAAGAAACTaccaaaaatagttttttaattatgtatttatttttaaattattttggtagcctatttattatattttaagtgtattatcttgtttaattattttagattGCCAAACAAAAGTTGATTCAATGCATTGAGTACATTCTTTTTCATTTActctttattaaatattccaaAACACTGTTATAAGttattcattattttacaTAGTATTCAAAACATAtaaatctttataattttcacttttacaagccttattttttctctctgtaaaGCTCAAAGCTTAAGGGACCCAAAGTTCGCTCTCATTATTACATTGCTTTGACTCAATACTTTTGAGTAATCAACAGGCAGAAAATGCAACAGCTGATAAAAAGCTGATactgcaattatttttatgtatttgttaatattttttcatggCTAATTTCCCCTCCAGTTGCATTTACGACACCTGTACTCTATTTTATACATGCCCACCGGACAATATCGGCGACAGCAAAAAAGAGCCCTAAAAGGAAGAAAAGAGTgcattgaaaaaataaatatttaaaaaatatatagttttataaTTCACCCGAAATCCATCTTAAGCTTCTTGATGCGCGATATAGTCAAGTATCTTTTGCGAATCAAAGGTCCGCTATCGCAGTGGGGACAGCTCTCAGACATTGCAACTTCTTATTGTTGCAAGCTCTGTTTACGCACTGagatgaattttcttttttaaagacTAAAACTTGCtatatatgtacttatatatatgaatCATGAAAGCTTATCTTATTATGTATGCTGCAATAAACGGAGTCGAATGcgaaataaatgcaatttcttCAAGATAATAGGGATACccttttagaaatataaagtTTGCTTGAACATTTAACTTTTGGGCTTATGATTTATGCTGAAATGCATTAGTTTTTCATCAAACTTTTGTATTGTGGAATATATACAATCAAGTCTATATTACATACAAAATCCGAAAGGTATACAAATGATATgatacaatataaataaaactatgaTGTAAAACAGGGTAATTAAAAGTTGTTTCCtgttgtattttaatttctgcTATTTAGCAAGACATGCAATTTGCTCGGAAATTCTAATGAATCTGGAAAATGCACATATAGATTCTGTGAAATCAATTCATGGCACACACATACCAactaaactaattaaaaaagtttatatatataactgaaatagttaaaataaacattagttcttgaaatctttatttacattttaaaatatttgtaatatacaaGATTgatcataattaattaaaacagtTAATTCGAATACACTGGGAtacataattataaaatacattAACTATAATTTTTGGCATTCATGAATAATCACAATTTTGATTTGACTTATCTCCTAGTCTTGATTTCAgcacttaattaatttgtttactgcTCCAAGGGCTTGCCAAAACAATTTAGAGAGCTgcaattttgatatataatatttaaaaataaaacaaactatAAAAATACCACTGAACCCACCGCAGATTAAACAAGACTCTTCGATACCAAGATAGTTTGAAGTCATCAGAGATAAGAGATCCTTCCGAGGACCCTTTTTTTGGGTTATCCCTTGGAATTTCTGGGTCTGGTTCACTCAGATTTCTGTAGACCTCTGGAGATCGCTTTGTATCCTTTTGTCTGCCTTTGGTCGACATCTTTTAGGTACTAGTCGTAAGCTCTACTTGTTTATTTCCGCTCAAGTCTGCCTTCCGAAATTCTGAGAATAATACAAGCCCAGCTGATAAGCTCGAGTCGTTATCAAGCGCTTTATTTTTTGATGAGCTTATGATGGAATGCAATGCGcatttatgaaataaatatatatattttcatactTGGGCAATGAAATCGAAATCTAAAGTATATATTTCGGTCTTCTAGGCAACAAAGCTTTGGTTTCAGCGATAATGTTTTATACTTTCTAATATTCTtatcaatttcattttattttaatcataTGTCTACATAAAAATCCCCTAAGTCCAGCTTCTTCacttgattatttttatttgaatgtTTCATTATGGtgcacatatacatatataaataacatttattatttattcatattgataaattccataaaacaaacattttctgCCCCTCAACTGTATTTCTTCGgtgagaatatatattttgtctGTGTCAAATTGGGAGGATTCCCATTTTTAGATtcgttttaaaaacattaattgtTGTAGGTGCCCACATAAGCTCCACAGGCACTGCAGGTGTGATTTGCCGACTGGCAGGAGTCGGTGCAGTAGggaatgcagcagcagcagattcCTCTGTGGGAGAGTAAGATTAGTCCAGGATTCTAGGATTACCAATCAAATACGTACCCAATCAAGCAGATTAGCAAGGCCAGCAAATGGGTCTTGGTACTGGGCTGAAAGTTTACATTAGTTTGCCGACGAGCTCCACAGCTGGGACAGGTGGCCATGCAGGGAACTCCACCCAAAATATTGGCCTGAGGTGCTGGATAGAGGAAAggggaattttaattaattttgtaaattaagaaatgtatattttctGCTGTTATTTTGTCAggtttcaatacaaaattatttaaaacgtattataaaagatttaaaaatggCATGAAAGCGTtggaattaattttgttttaatgagAACGGAGGCAAAAtcatttgtttagttttaaacaataaataacaaGGAATTAAAACTGCgtcattaaaagaaaattcagcAAACTTTCCTTTTACTTTAcgtagaataattattaagaaatataatatatttatatttattattcactTTACTagaaatgtgtttttattcaCAAATGTAATTGTTTCTTAAGTgagacagaaaaaaaactgtaTTTGGTTTACACATCAAGCGTGACATGACACttaatttcacattttctatataatttttttaaatcaatttaaaaaaataataacaccCTCACATTTCACtcaatttctttgttttaaaaacttaatttttgcacaatttgtTAAGACGCAGTTTCCTTATTCACCTTGGACAAAGGGGGCTGGAGCCACCGTCACAGGCACCTGTGGATATACATGCTGGGTGTTGTCATAGGATGGCGGTGCCAGGGGGATGGGCTCCTCCCGACCGTATGGCATATTCTTCTCCATTCCGCGATGTGTTGGTAGTTCCGCTCGAGAGGTGCTATGCGTTCGGAGTTCGACACGAAACTGATGTGGTAGGTATACTTGGCTTCCAGTTGGGGCTTCGTTCTTTTTCTGTTCTCGGTATAACCGCAGAGCATTGTGGGATTCTCCTCAGCTCAGTTTCCGAGAGgggatttattattattttgtgtgAGTGCGATTGATAATTATGCGATTAGCTTGGTGTTGTGAAATTCAAACTGTTGCTCGTTGGACGCTTAAAcggatatttatttttctttttattttcctagAAACCGATTGCATTCGCTGCAAAAGTGGTCTGCATTCTTGCAACTCTTCAAACAATACGGCAAAGGCACCAGGCATAATAGTCTGCGAAATAGAATATCAGtcctttgttttttaatgtaaaCAAAATCGGGTTTTCGTAAATGATAAATGGCatcaattaaacaattaactTTCCTTTTGTGTGTCATGTTTCCAGCAATTTATGGGAAAAACTCACCCCGTTAGGCAAAGACCAAGGGCGAAAAGATGGGTTTGCTTGGTCACGCGCATTTCCAAACGGGTTTCCATCATCTTGTCACAGTGAGGACACTTCATGAGCTGGGGCACTGGTCCTAGTTTATTTGGAGTACCGCCTTAAAAGTACAGATTATACTTAAAGCAGGGGattgaatttatttctaaatatttataaataccaTTTGGagcaataataacaacagAATTCGGTGGAGCTGTGGGAGGATTAGTCACTTCCGGCGCTGCTAGATAGCGAAATTCGCTACCCTTTAGATCTGTTTCCATTTTGAGATATGAACCAAGGGAAACATTACACGTCTCTTTATAGGCAGACGCGACCAGCAGGCGGCTGCCTGTAAATAATGTCCTCGAATTTCAACTAATTTTGGGTCAATTAGGCTGCACTTTCACTTACCTAGTAATGATTTTCTGGGTGGTCCTTTATGGATTATGTATTCATAATGAATGGGTTCGATTTTAGGGAATtggattaaattaaattaattcatttatagGATATATGGAGTCAAACCAAGATCCTTAATGCTTCTGAAACTATTCttaacaaattgaatttgcacaaaaatagGAATAGGAAtttgttgattttaaattttagatacATTTTGAAGTTGGCGAACTTTTACTATTTAATTGTAGGTTTgtaattatttgtaatttatttgttaaattccCCTTCATGCATCCTTTAATGATTTTATACttaaactaaaagaaaatctctttttcttttgataTTTCCTCAGAAAACGCCTCAAAAATCTCCCAAAGAATAGACATCGTTTTCTTCCTtgaatctttattttatttttattgctgtGCTGGGATTACAAAAGCCTAAAATGTTACTACAATTTTTTGCCTGACATCAAAATATTGCGTAAGATTAAatgtgtgttggtgtgtgtggtgtgtgtgtgggagagAGAGGTAACTACGGAATTAGTATGAAGTTTCGTCCTGCATTTTGACTTGGCTGCTAAAGCTAGGCAAATGCATCAATTTCCGGCTGGGCGAAAGATCCTGTCTAGCGCTCATAGGTGCCCACAAAGTTGTTGCAGGATGGGCAGTAGTGGTTAGTGTTCCTGGCGCACTGGGTGCAGTACAGGCAGCAGGCGCAGGGCCAGAGGCTACGAGAAGGATACATTttagtaaaattaaattgtaaaagaaAAGCGATCTTAATAACTCACCAAGTGAGGCACATGATCAGTGCTATCAGGTGCGTCTTGGTGGTGGCCTTTGGCTCCAGGCGTGTGGTAACCTGCTGGCGGCAGCTGGGGCACACCAGGTTGCAGGGCTCGGGACCCACTGGGCTGGACATGttgcttgttgctgttggggttaaac includes:
- the LOC108076184 gene encoding lipopolysaccharide-induced tumor necrosis factor-alpha factor homolog, which translates into the protein MQYNQPPAGPTGYPYQSQPPSYEQVVHVQAPVRVVHGAVPPPVVIIQHQSGPPVGPDPSFVMCPHCHVQKLTRVEYSPSVKTHCMAALICFVGLWCCVCLPYCWPSCMNANHFCGNCNKFVGVYSSD
- the LOC108076183 gene encoding lipopolysaccharide-induced tumor necrosis factor-alpha factor homolog, with amino-acid sequence MEKVYPAAPLEAPKGSGDVEAHPASPEHQQLLTPPAPPSYDQATATPAETTGPGQGATPATTTTTTHHTVVVVPSSPYGPEPMDIQCPYCHNYARTRISYKPNSRTHLIALILCLFQLYCCVCLPYCISSCMNTNHYCGMCDRYLGTYNRK
- the LOC108076205 gene encoding lipopolysaccharide-induced tumor necrosis factor-alpha factor homolog; the protein is MEKNMPYGREEPIPLAPPSYDNTQHVYPQVPVTVAPAPFVQAPQANILGGVPCMATCPSCGARRQTNVNFQPSTKTHLLALLICLIGGICCCCIPYCTDSCQSANHTCSACGAYVGTYNN
- the LOC108076238 gene encoding lipopolysaccharide-induced tumor necrosis factor-alpha factor homolog, which produces MSSPVGPEPCNLVCPSCRQQVTTRLEPKATTKTHLIALIMCLTCLWPCACCLYCTQCARNTNHYCPSCNNFVGTYER
- the LOC108076130 gene encoding uncharacterized protein, whose translation is MSTKGRQKDTKRSPEVYRNLKVAMSESCPHCDSGPLIRKRYLTISRIKKLKMDFGALFCCRRYCPVGMYKIEYRCRKCNWRGN